A DNA window from Elephas maximus indicus isolate mEleMax1 chromosome 17, mEleMax1 primary haplotype, whole genome shotgun sequence contains the following coding sequences:
- the RETSAT gene encoding all-trans-retinol 13,14-reductase isoform X1, producing the protein MWPVLLAVLLAVLLLAIVYKVYLVLFEGSSPNPFAEDVKRPPAPLVTDKEARKKVLRQAFSVSRVPEKLDVVVIGSGFGGLAAAAILAKAGKRVLVLEQHTKAGGCCHTFGRDGLEFDTGIHYIGHMQEGSVGRFMLDQITEGQLDWAAMSSPYDIMVLEGPNGRKEFPMYSGEKAYVQGLKEKFPQEEAAIDKYIKLVKVVSSGVTHAILLKLLPLPVVQLLNKCGLLTRFSPFLRASTQSLSEVLQQLPASPELQAVLSYIFPTYGVTPSHTTFSMHALLVNHYLKGAFYPRGGSSEIAFHTIPVIQRAGGAVLTRATVQSVLLDSAGKACGVSVKKGQELVNIYCPIVISNAGLFNTYEHLLPEHARCLPDVKKQLSMVRHSLGMFSVFICLRGTKKDLGLESTNYYVYFDTDMDKAMERYLSMPREKAVAHIPLLFIASPSAKDPTWEDRFPDRSTMTVLMPTAYEWFEEWKEEPKGKRSSDYETFKNTFVEASMSVVLKLFPHLEGQVDSVAGGSPLTHQFYLAAPRGACYGADHDLGRMHPHVMASIRAQSSVPNLYLTGQDIFTCGMMGALQGALLCSGAILKRNLYLDLKKLGSRIQAQKKKKN; encoded by the exons ATGTGGCCGGTGCTGTTGGCCGTGCTGCTGGCCGTGCTGCTGCTGGCCATCGTCTACAAAGTTTACTTGGTGCTGTTCGAGGGCAGCTCCCCGAACCCCTTCGCCGAGGACGTCAAGCGGCCTCCCGCGCCCCTGGTGACCGACAAGGAGGCCAGGAAGAAAGTTCTCAGACAAG CTTTTTCAGTCAGCCGAGTGCCAGAGAAGCTGGATGTGGTGGTGATAGGCAGCGGCTTTGGGGGCCTGGCTGCAGCTGCAATTTTGGCTAAAGCTGGCAAGCGGGTTCTGGTGCTGGAACAACACACCAAGGCGGGGGGCTGTTGTCATACCTTTGGACGGGATGGCCTTGAATTTGACACAG GAATCCATTATATTGGACATATGCAGGAGGGCAGCGTTGGCCGTTTTATGTTGGACCAGATCACTGAGGGGCAGCTGGACTGGGCTGCCATGTCCTCTCCCTATGACATTATGGTACTAGAAGGGCCCAATGGCCGGAAGGAGTTTCCCATGTACAGTGGGGAGAAAGCCTATGTTCAGGGCCTCAAGGAGAAGTTTCCTCAAGAAGAAGCTGCCATTGACAAGTACATAAAGCTGGTTAAG GTGGTATCCAGTGGAGTCACCCATGCCATCTTGCTGAAGCTCCTCCCATTGCCTGTGGTTCAGCTCCTCAACAAGTGTGGGCTGCTGACTCGTTTCTCTCCGTTCCTTCGGGCATCCACCCAGAGCTTGTCTGAGGTCTTGCAGCAGCTGCCAGCCTCCCCTGAGCTCCAAGCAGTCCTCAGCTACATCTTTCCTACTTACG GTGTGACCCCCAGCCACACCACCTTTTCCATGCATGCTCTGCTGGTTAACCACTACCTAAAAGGAGCCTTCTATCCCCGCGGTGGCTCCAGTGAAATCGCCTTCCACACCATCCCTGTGATTCAGCGGGCCGGGGGTGCTGTCCTCACAAGGGCCACTGTGCAGAGTGTGTTGCTGGATTCAGCTGGAAAGGCTTGTG GTGTCAGCGTGAAGAAGGGCCAAGAGCTGGTGAACATCTACTGCCCCATCGTGATCTCCAACGCAGGACTGTTCAATACCTACGAGCACTTACTACCTGAGCATGCCCGCTGTCTGCCAG atgtgaagaaacagctgtcGATGGTGCGGCACAGCTTGGGCATGTTCTCTGTTTTCATCTGCCTACGAGGCACCAAGAAGGACCTAGGTCTGGAGTCCACCAACTACTATGTTTATTTTGACACAGACATGGACAAGGC GATGGAGCGCTACCTGTCCATGCCCAGGGAAAAGGCCGTAGCCCACATCCCCCTCCTCTTCATTGCATCCCCATCGGCCAAGGACCCGACGTGGGAGGACCGATTCCCAG ACCGGTCCACGATGACTGTGCTGATGCCCACCGCCTACGAGTGGTTTGAGGAGTGGAAGGAAGAGCCAAAGGGAAAGCGGAGCAGCGACTATGAGACCTTCAAAAACACCTTTGTCGAAGCCTCCATGTCTGTTGTCCTGAAGCTCTTCCCCCATCTGGAGGGGCAG GTGGACAGTGTGGCTGGAGGATCCCCGCTGACCCATCAGTTCTACCTGGCTGCCCCACGAGGTGCCTGCTATGGGGCTGATCATGACCTTGGCCGCATGCATCCTCATGTGATGGCCTCCATAAGGGCTCAAAGCTCTGTCCCCAACCTCTACCTGACAG GCCAGGACATCTTCACCTGTGGGATGATGGGGGCcctgcaaggagccctgctgTGCAGTGGCGCCATCCTGAAGCGGAACTTGTATTTGGACCTTAAGAAGCTTGGCTCGAGGATCCAAgcacagaagaagaaaaagaattag
- the RETSAT gene encoding all-trans-retinol 13,14-reductase isoform X2: protein MWPVLLAVLLAVLLLAIVYKVYLVLFEGSSPNPFAEDVKRPPAPLVTDKEARKKVLRQAFSVSRVPEKLDVVVIGSGFGGLAAAAILAKAGKRVLVLEQHTKAGGCCHTFGRDGLEFDTGIHYIGHMQEGSVGRFMLDQITEGQLDWAAMSSPYDIMVLEGPNGRKEFPMYSGEKAYVQGLKEKFPQEEAAIDKYIKLVKVVSSGVTHAILLKLLPLPVVQLLNKCGLLTRFSPFLRASTQSLSEVLQQLPASPELQAVLSYIFPTYGVTPSHTTFSMHALLVNHYLKGAFYPRGGSSEIAFHTIPVIQRAGGAVLTRATVQSVLLDSAGKACGVSVKKGQELVNIYCPIVISNAGLFNTYEHLLPEHARCLPDVKKQLSMVRHSLGMFSVFICLRGTKKDLGLESTNYYVYFDTDMDKAMERYLSMPREKAVAHIPLLFIASPSAKDPTWEDRFPDRSTMTVLMPTAYEWFEEWKEEPKGKRSSDYETFKNTFVEASMSVVLKLFPHLEGQARTSSPVG from the exons ATGTGGCCGGTGCTGTTGGCCGTGCTGCTGGCCGTGCTGCTGCTGGCCATCGTCTACAAAGTTTACTTGGTGCTGTTCGAGGGCAGCTCCCCGAACCCCTTCGCCGAGGACGTCAAGCGGCCTCCCGCGCCCCTGGTGACCGACAAGGAGGCCAGGAAGAAAGTTCTCAGACAAG CTTTTTCAGTCAGCCGAGTGCCAGAGAAGCTGGATGTGGTGGTGATAGGCAGCGGCTTTGGGGGCCTGGCTGCAGCTGCAATTTTGGCTAAAGCTGGCAAGCGGGTTCTGGTGCTGGAACAACACACCAAGGCGGGGGGCTGTTGTCATACCTTTGGACGGGATGGCCTTGAATTTGACACAG GAATCCATTATATTGGACATATGCAGGAGGGCAGCGTTGGCCGTTTTATGTTGGACCAGATCACTGAGGGGCAGCTGGACTGGGCTGCCATGTCCTCTCCCTATGACATTATGGTACTAGAAGGGCCCAATGGCCGGAAGGAGTTTCCCATGTACAGTGGGGAGAAAGCCTATGTTCAGGGCCTCAAGGAGAAGTTTCCTCAAGAAGAAGCTGCCATTGACAAGTACATAAAGCTGGTTAAG GTGGTATCCAGTGGAGTCACCCATGCCATCTTGCTGAAGCTCCTCCCATTGCCTGTGGTTCAGCTCCTCAACAAGTGTGGGCTGCTGACTCGTTTCTCTCCGTTCCTTCGGGCATCCACCCAGAGCTTGTCTGAGGTCTTGCAGCAGCTGCCAGCCTCCCCTGAGCTCCAAGCAGTCCTCAGCTACATCTTTCCTACTTACG GTGTGACCCCCAGCCACACCACCTTTTCCATGCATGCTCTGCTGGTTAACCACTACCTAAAAGGAGCCTTCTATCCCCGCGGTGGCTCCAGTGAAATCGCCTTCCACACCATCCCTGTGATTCAGCGGGCCGGGGGTGCTGTCCTCACAAGGGCCACTGTGCAGAGTGTGTTGCTGGATTCAGCTGGAAAGGCTTGTG GTGTCAGCGTGAAGAAGGGCCAAGAGCTGGTGAACATCTACTGCCCCATCGTGATCTCCAACGCAGGACTGTTCAATACCTACGAGCACTTACTACCTGAGCATGCCCGCTGTCTGCCAG atgtgaagaaacagctgtcGATGGTGCGGCACAGCTTGGGCATGTTCTCTGTTTTCATCTGCCTACGAGGCACCAAGAAGGACCTAGGTCTGGAGTCCACCAACTACTATGTTTATTTTGACACAGACATGGACAAGGC GATGGAGCGCTACCTGTCCATGCCCAGGGAAAAGGCCGTAGCCCACATCCCCCTCCTCTTCATTGCATCCCCATCGGCCAAGGACCCGACGTGGGAGGACCGATTCCCAG ACCGGTCCACGATGACTGTGCTGATGCCCACCGCCTACGAGTGGTTTGAGGAGTGGAAGGAAGAGCCAAAGGGAAAGCGGAGCAGCGACTATGAGACCTTCAAAAACACCTTTGTCGAAGCCTCCATGTCTGTTGTCCTGAAGCTCTTCCCCCATCTGGAGGGGCAG GCCAGGACATCTTCACCTGTGGGATGA